The Paenibacillus sp. YPG26 genome includes a window with the following:
- a CDS encoding VOC family protein: MSQEVWINLPVQNVERSTAFFNEIGFRADSTGNERARLVVGGTTIMLFPVATFEKFTGSRAADTSQSAEVIFSIGADSREEVDAFIHRVELAGGSIFGRPGEIDGWMYGAGFADLDGHRWNLLYMDESKLPQR; this comes from the coding sequence ATGTCACAGGAGGTTTGGATTAACCTGCCGGTCCAGAATGTGGAGAGGTCAACAGCTTTTTTCAATGAGATTGGATTCAGGGCGGATAGCACAGGTAACGAAAGAGCGAGGCTTGTCGTAGGCGGGACAACGATAATGCTGTTCCCGGTTGCAACGTTTGAGAAATTCACAGGCTCCAGAGCAGCGGATACCTCCCAAAGCGCGGAGGTAATATTCTCTATCGGCGCTGACAGCAGAGAAGAAGTCGATGCCTTTATTCACCGGGTTGAGCTAGCCGGAGGGAGCATCTTCGGCAGGCCGGGTGAAATCGACGGCTGGATGTACGGCGCGGGATTCGCCGACCTGGATGGTCACCGGTGGAACCTGCTGTACATGGATGAGAGCAAGCTGCCGCAGCGGTAG
- a CDS encoding nitroreductase, producing MNVSEAIRSRRSIGKVRQTEIPTQSIERILEAGTWAPNHRMTEPWKFFVHRGEGRGLLGNALAEIALEKFEDPGSPEALKAVESARNQPLRAPVIISVAVTPVDKAGVIEVEEYGAVFAAIQNMLLEIHSLGLGGVWRTGAPCFHSKINEHFGLRPQDKMLGFIYLGEPEVSDLQGKRTPYQEKTVWVDTPEKLEAQE from the coding sequence ATGAATGTATCCGAAGCAATTCGAAGCAGAAGAAGTATTGGAAAGGTACGGCAGACTGAGATACCAACCCAGTCCATCGAGCGAATTCTGGAAGCGGGTACATGGGCGCCGAACCACCGCATGACCGAGCCTTGGAAGTTCTTCGTACATAGAGGAGAGGGCAGGGGGCTGCTTGGGAATGCCCTCGCCGAGATTGCGCTGGAGAAGTTCGAAGATCCGGGTTCCCCGGAAGCCCTGAAGGCCGTGGAATCAGCCAGGAACCAGCCGCTCCGTGCGCCTGTCATTATTAGTGTGGCGGTAACGCCTGTGGATAAGGCAGGGGTTATTGAGGTCGAGGAATATGGCGCGGTCTTCGCCGCCATTCAGAACATGCTGCTCGAGATTCACAGCCTGGGTCTGGGCGGCGTGTGGCGAACCGGAGCACCATGCTTCCATTCGAAGATTAATGAGCATTTCGGCCTTCGACCGCAGGATAAGATGCTCGGCTTCATCTATCTTGGAGAGCCGGAGGTATCCGATCTGCAGGGCAAGCGGACTCCTTACCAGGAGAAG